From Gimesia panareensis, the proteins below share one genomic window:
- the dnaJ gene encoding molecular chaperone DnaJ: protein MASKRDYYEVLGVSRDVTTIEIKKAYKKMALANHPDRNPGDEEATKRFKEAAEAFEVLGDEQKRAHYDRYGHADFGAGGAHQFHDVSDIFSAFGDLFEGFGFRSSNSRGGNRPRQGESLRTSIQIDLLEAAAGCEREIQIMRQEPCETCHGSGAKPGTDPEECDYCGGAGQVVQSQGFFRVQTTCPRCRGAGQVIVEKCSDCRGDGRIAREISLDVKVPAGIDNGMQLCLRGEGNPGQNGGPRGDLYVVVSVDEHPLFRRQEQELSCHVPITYTQAVLGAEIEIPTLEGRHELKIRSGTQPGEVYRLKGLGMPNPHGGRRGDLHVIVQIDVPRKISEREEELLRELAEIEHTEVSRHRSPSRVSFIDKLKEYFTHSD from the coding sequence ATGGCATCGAAACGCGATTATTATGAAGTTCTCGGCGTATCGCGCGACGTGACCACCATAGAGATCAAAAAAGCCTACAAGAAAATGGCGCTGGCGAATCACCCGGACCGGAATCCTGGTGATGAGGAAGCCACCAAACGTTTCAAGGAAGCTGCCGAAGCCTTTGAAGTTCTGGGCGACGAACAGAAGCGCGCCCATTACGATCGTTACGGGCATGCTGATTTTGGTGCAGGCGGCGCGCATCAGTTCCATGACGTGTCTGATATTTTCAGCGCGTTTGGCGACCTGTTTGAAGGATTCGGATTCCGCTCCTCGAACTCACGTGGCGGAAATCGTCCACGGCAGGGTGAGAGTCTGCGAACCAGCATCCAGATTGATTTGCTGGAAGCAGCCGCGGGCTGTGAACGCGAAATCCAGATTATGCGTCAGGAGCCCTGTGAAACCTGTCATGGCTCAGGTGCGAAACCGGGAACCGATCCCGAAGAATGCGACTACTGTGGCGGAGCCGGCCAGGTAGTACAGTCGCAGGGCTTTTTTCGGGTACAGACCACCTGTCCCCGCTGTCGCGGTGCCGGACAGGTGATCGTAGAAAAGTGCTCCGACTGCCGGGGCGACGGACGGATCGCTCGCGAAATCAGCCTGGATGTCAAAGTCCCCGCCGGGATCGACAACGGCATGCAGCTCTGCCTGCGAGGAGAAGGGAACCCCGGCCAGAATGGCGGTCCCCGTGGTGATCTGTATGTCGTGGTGAGCGTCGACGAGCACCCGCTGTTCCGCCGGCAGGAACAGGAACTCAGCTGCCATGTCCCCATCACTTACACGCAGGCAGTACTGGGAGCCGAGATCGAAATCCCGACCCTAGAGGGACGGCACGAATTGAAGATCCGCTCCGGGACACAGCCTGGGGAAGTCTACCGCCTGAAGGGGCTGGGCATGCCCAATCCGCACGGCGGGCGACGCGGCGACCTGCATGTGATCGTGCAGATCGATGTGCCGCGTAAAATTTCGGAACGGGAAGAAGAGCTGTTGCGGGAACTGGCTGAAATCGAGCATACGGAAGTTTCCAGGCACCGCAGCCCGAGCCGGGTTTCGTTTATCGATAAACTCAAGGAATATTTCACTCACTCTGACTGA
- the groL gene encoding chaperonin GroEL (60 kDa chaperone family; promotes refolding of misfolded polypeptides especially under stressful conditions; forms two stacked rings of heptamers to form a barrel-shaped 14mer; ends can be capped by GroES; misfolded proteins enter the barrel where they are refolded when GroES binds), translating into MAKLLSFDEEARKSLLAGVAKLSRAVSSTLGPRGRNAVLDKGWGTPKVTKDGVTVAEDIELEDPFENMGVQLVKEAASKTNDVAGDGTTTATVLAEAIFREGLKYIASGADPMALSRGVQKAVDAVVEQIGKISKEVKGNDKKAIQTVATIAGNNDPEIGKILADALLKVGADGVITVEEGRGVTTDVDLVEGMQFERGFLSPHFVTDEDNQTCDLERAKILIYEEKISSAQVLVPLLEQISKDGSPLLIIAEDIEGEALATLVVNKLRGILKVCAVKAPGYGDRRKAMLEDIAVLTGGKAIFKDLGIKLEAVELKDLGQAKKIHVSSDNTTIVSGAGSKAAVSGRADQIRAEIDVTDSEYDREKLQERLAKLAGGVAQINVGAATETEMKERKDLIDDALAATRAAIEEGIVPGGGIALLRSAKALDSLKLSGDQALGVALIQKVLEMPLRSIAENAGLDGSVVSNRVKKDKSSSYGYDALNDRYGDMFDFGVVDPAKVVRSTLQNGASVACLLMTTDSIVVEEPKEEEDDHHHDDHHDMGGMGGMGGMPGMGGGMPGMGMPGMGGF; encoded by the coding sequence GTGGCAAAACTTTTAAGCTTTGACGAAGAGGCCAGGAAGAGTTTATTGGCAGGAGTCGCTAAGTTGTCGCGGGCGGTAAGCAGTACGCTTGGGCCGCGAGGGCGAAATGCTGTCTTGGACAAAGGCTGGGGAACACCGAAAGTCACCAAAGACGGCGTGACAGTTGCCGAAGACATCGAACTGGAAGATCCCTTTGAAAACATGGGGGTTCAGCTGGTGAAAGAAGCAGCATCGAAAACAAACGATGTTGCAGGGGACGGCACCACAACGGCAACCGTACTGGCAGAAGCCATTTTCCGGGAAGGTCTGAAGTACATTGCTTCCGGCGCGGATCCGATGGCACTCAGCCGTGGCGTACAGAAAGCCGTTGATGCAGTTGTCGAGCAGATCGGTAAGATCTCCAAAGAAGTAAAAGGCAATGACAAGAAAGCCATCCAGACCGTGGCTACCATCGCCGGTAACAACGATCCGGAAATCGGTAAGATCCTGGCAGATGCACTGCTCAAAGTCGGTGCCGATGGCGTGATCACCGTCGAAGAGGGACGCGGCGTCACCACTGATGTCGACCTGGTAGAAGGCATGCAGTTCGAACGCGGCTTCCTGTCTCCCCACTTCGTGACCGATGAAGACAACCAGACCTGTGATCTGGAACGGGCCAAGATCCTGATCTACGAAGAAAAGATCAGCTCCGCTCAGGTACTTGTACCGCTGCTGGAACAGATTTCCAAAGATGGCTCACCACTGCTGATCATCGCCGAAGACATCGAAGGCGAAGCACTGGCCACCCTGGTGGTCAACAAACTGCGTGGCATCCTCAAAGTCTGTGCAGTCAAGGCCCCCGGATACGGCGACCGTCGTAAAGCCATGCTGGAAGACATCGCTGTTCTGACCGGCGGAAAAGCGATCTTCAAAGACCTGGGCATCAAACTGGAAGCAGTGGAACTCAAAGACCTGGGACAGGCCAAGAAGATCCACGTCAGCTCCGACAATACCACCATCGTCAGCGGTGCTGGCAGCAAAGCAGCCGTCAGCGGACGTGCCGATCAGATTCGTGCTGAAATCGACGTCACCGACAGTGAATACGATCGCGAAAAACTGCAGGAACGTCTGGCGAAACTGGCCGGTGGGGTGGCTCAGATCAATGTGGGTGCCGCCACCGAAACCGAAATGAAAGAACGCAAAGACCTGATCGACGATGCCCTGGCTGCCACCCGTGCCGCCATCGAAGAAGGCATCGTCCCCGGTGGTGGAATCGCCCTGCTGCGATCTGCCAAAGCCCTGGACAGCCTGAAACTGTCTGGCGACCAGGCTCTGGGCGTGGCTCTGATCCAGAAGGTTCTGGAAATGCCGCTGCGTTCCATCGCGGAAAATGCTGGTCTGGACGGTTCGGTTGTCTCTAACCGTGTCAAGAAAGACAAGAGCAGTTCCTACGGTTACGATGCCCTGAATGATCGCTACGGCGATATGTTTGACTTCGGCGTCGTCGACCCGGCCAAGGTTGTGCGTTCCACTCTGCAGAACGGTGCCAGTGTCGCCTGCCTGCTGATGACCACCGATTCCATCGTGGTTGAAGAACCCAAGGAAGAAGAAGACGATCATCACCATGACGACCACCACGATATGGGTGGCATGGGCGGAATGGGCGGCATGCCTGGCATGGGCGGCGGAATGCCCGGTATGGGAATGCCTGGCATGGGAGGCTTCTAG
- a CDS encoding TrkH family potassium uptake protein: MTLSHLPSRIRYQTHHPRRCRQLRRMELFALIIALISTVILHGLLKITTVVHWELGAAIILAMSYFTLSLMLRYGWHLDRKEFFKTHLAHFFFCGLWLIASLLILIFQDLLPDDAPGRLALILGVSEFCVILRSLYETVILIRRVSSRGWNPALIVVTSFLALIAIGTILLMFPSARVQDPAAKTTEGAPFLIALFTSTSASCVTGLIVVPTGTYWSRTGHTIIMFLFQIGGLGILTFGAFFAAAFGRSMQIRESVTFSEMLESSQRGDIRRLVLAILGITIFTELLGAICLMGLWPELPFRERLFFSLFHSISGYCNAGFSLMDDNLLGMGHHWQVWGVMPALIIIGGMGFAVNYNFMLYGITNFSNLRIRKPLFHHPTQKVRLTISSRLIFFTTLFLLVGGTVGIYMLESFHASDDLTFWERLNSAWFQSVTFRTAGFNTVDLGAYQPQSKLFAVLLMFVGASPGSTGGGVKTAVFALAVLSVWSLLKGRDRVEIMGRTIPNTLIHRSLTIISLGILVLMSSTLLIVLFENNQAIFLDHLFEATSAFATVGVSTGITADLTTPSHWVIIVTMFIGRVGPLTALIALSNRGPSYRYHYPEEPVNLG, from the coding sequence ATGACTCTGTCGCATCTCCCCAGTCGCATCCGTTATCAGACGCACCACCCCCGCCGCTGTCGTCAGTTGAGGCGGATGGAACTCTTTGCGCTGATCATCGCTCTGATCTCCACAGTCATTCTACATGGCCTGCTGAAGATTACCACCGTTGTCCACTGGGAATTAGGTGCCGCCATTATCCTGGCGATGAGCTATTTCACCCTGAGCCTGATGCTGCGTTATGGCTGGCATCTGGATCGCAAAGAATTCTTTAAGACCCATCTGGCGCATTTCTTTTTCTGCGGTCTCTGGCTGATCGCCAGTCTGCTGATATTAATCTTTCAGGATCTGCTGCCCGATGATGCGCCTGGTCGACTGGCATTGATTCTGGGCGTTTCCGAATTTTGCGTCATCCTGCGGAGTTTGTACGAAACCGTCATCCTGATCCGTCGCGTCTCTTCGCGTGGCTGGAACCCCGCATTGATCGTGGTGACATCCTTTCTGGCACTGATTGCCATCGGTACGATTCTGCTGATGTTCCCCTCAGCGCGAGTGCAGGATCCCGCAGCAAAAACGACAGAGGGCGCTCCGTTTCTGATCGCTCTGTTTACCTCGACCAGCGCCAGTTGTGTCACCGGGTTGATCGTGGTCCCTACAGGCACATATTGGAGTCGCACGGGGCACACGATCATCATGTTTCTGTTTCAGATCGGTGGACTGGGCATCCTGACCTTTGGTGCATTCTTTGCAGCCGCCTTTGGTCGTTCAATGCAGATCCGGGAAAGCGTGACGTTCAGCGAAATGCTGGAGTCCAGTCAACGCGGCGATATTCGACGGCTGGTGCTGGCCATCCTGGGAATCACGATTTTTACCGAACTGCTGGGGGCAATCTGCCTGATGGGGCTCTGGCCAGAACTCCCCTTCAGAGAGCGACTGTTCTTCAGCCTGTTTCACTCGATCAGTGGTTATTGCAATGCCGGCTTCAGCCTGATGGACGACAATCTGCTGGGGATGGGGCACCACTGGCAGGTCTGGGGGGTTATGCCGGCCCTGATTATCATCGGGGGGATGGGTTTTGCCGTGAATTACAATTTCATGCTGTATGGAATCACGAATTTTTCCAACCTGCGGATCCGCAAACCCCTGTTTCATCATCCGACTCAAAAAGTCCGACTGACGATCTCCTCGCGACTGATCTTTTTCACGACGCTCTTCCTGCTGGTCGGGGGAACGGTCGGCATCTATATGCTGGAATCCTTCCATGCCAGCGACGACCTGACCTTCTGGGAGCGACTCAATTCCGCCTGGTTTCAGTCGGTTACTTTCCGGACGGCGGGTTTCAACACCGTGGACCTGGGCGCCTACCAGCCGCAATCCAAACTGTTCGCCGTACTGTTGATGTTTGTGGGTGCCTCTCCCGGTTCTACGGGGGGCGGCGTGAAAACGGCTGTGTTTGCCCTGGCGGTCCTGTCGGTCTGGTCGCTGTTGAAAGGGAGAGACCGTGTTGAAATCATGGGGCGCACGATCCCCAATACCCTGATTCACCGCTCGTTGACGATCATTTCACTGGGGATTCTGGTACTGATGTCATCGACGTTACTGATCGTGCTGTTCGAAAACAACCAGGCCATTTTCCTGGATCACCTGTTTGAGGCAACCAGTGCTTTTGCGACCGTGGGAGTCTCTACGGGCATCACCGCTGATTTGACGACCCCCTCACACTGGGTCATCATTGTAACCATGTTTATTGGTCGAGTTGGTCCCCTGACGGCTTTGATCGCGCTCTCGAACCGCGGACCTTCTTACCGATATCATTACCCGGAAGAACCGGTTAACCTCGGTTAA
- the glpK gene encoding glycerol kinase GlpK has protein sequence MAKYVLALDQGTTSSRSILFNHQGQIEATSQEEFEQIFPSPGLVEHNPEAIWESQLATAREVIDQSGAALSDIAAIGITNQRETIVLWEKETGKPVANAIVWQSRLTADRCDQLKAEGYERLFREKTGLLLDAYFSGTKIEYLLNTIEGLREQAQAGKILFGTIDTFLIWRLTGGRVHVTDPTNACRTLLYNIHTLEWDDELLNVFDIPRCMLPEVKSSSEVYGETAPELFGEPIKIAGIAGDQQAATFGQGCFEPGSAKNTYGTGCFMLMNTGDKPVLSENGLLTTVGWSIGGKVTYCLEGSIFVAGAAIQWLRDGLQIIESAAEIEDLAGQVEDTGDVFFVPAFVGLGAPYWDQDARGTLVGLTRGATRAHVSRAVLESLAYQTCDVLHAMEQDSQIKLKTLKVDGGAAANNLLMQFQADMLDVPAQRPVVHETTALGAAYLAGLAVGFWHDQAEVTRNWALDAEFQPQMEASRRDQLYRRWKQAVERSRDWV, from the coding sequence ATGGCAAAGTATGTGCTGGCGCTGGATCAGGGAACGACCTCCAGTCGATCGATTCTGTTCAATCATCAGGGGCAGATTGAAGCCACCTCGCAAGAGGAATTTGAACAGATCTTTCCCTCTCCGGGACTTGTGGAACACAATCCGGAAGCGATCTGGGAATCACAGCTGGCCACGGCCCGCGAGGTGATTGACCAGTCCGGCGCCGCACTCTCCGACATCGCTGCGATTGGAATTACCAATCAGCGGGAAACAATCGTGCTCTGGGAGAAAGAGACCGGCAAGCCCGTTGCGAATGCCATCGTCTGGCAGAGTCGACTGACGGCAGACCGCTGTGATCAGTTAAAAGCCGAAGGCTATGAGCGCCTGTTTCGAGAGAAAACAGGACTCCTGCTCGATGCTTATTTCTCCGGGACCAAAATTGAATACCTGTTGAATACGATCGAGGGGCTGCGGGAACAGGCCCAGGCAGGCAAGATTCTGTTCGGAACGATCGACACGTTTCTGATCTGGCGTCTGACAGGAGGCAGGGTCCACGTTACCGATCCCACCAACGCCTGTCGTACTTTGCTCTACAATATTCATACGCTCGAGTGGGATGACGAGCTGCTCAACGTCTTCGACATTCCCCGCTGCATGCTTCCGGAGGTCAAGAGCTCCAGCGAAGTCTATGGCGAGACCGCTCCCGAACTGTTTGGTGAACCCATCAAAATTGCCGGGATTGCCGGCGACCAGCAGGCTGCCACCTTCGGGCAGGGGTGTTTCGAACCCGGTTCCGCCAAGAACACGTATGGGACCGGTTGCTTCATGCTGATGAATACAGGCGACAAACCGGTCCTCTCGGAGAACGGTCTTTTGACCACGGTTGGCTGGAGTATTGGCGGTAAGGTGACCTACTGTCTGGAAGGTTCGATCTTTGTCGCCGGCGCTGCGATTCAGTGGCTCAGGGACGGCCTGCAGATCATCGAATCCGCGGCAGAGATCGAAGATCTGGCGGGGCAGGTGGAAGACACGGGGGATGTCTTCTTTGTTCCCGCGTTTGTCGGGCTGGGGGCCCCGTATTGGGATCAGGATGCACGCGGCACTCTGGTCGGTCTGACCCGTGGTGCGACCAGGGCACATGTGTCCCGGGCCGTCCTGGAATCACTCGCATACCAGACCTGCGATGTGCTGCACGCCATGGAGCAGGATTCACAGATTAAGCTGAAAACACTGAAAGTCGATGGCGGCGCCGCTGCGAATAATCTGTTGATGCAGTTTCAGGCGGACATGCTGGATGTCCCCGCACAGCGTCCCGTGGTGCATGAAACGACGGCTCTGGGAGCCGCCTATCTGGCAGGTCTGGCAGTCGGGTTCTGGCACGATCAGGCCGAGGTCACCCGCAACTGGGCACTCGACGCCGAATTCCAGCCTCAGATGGAAGCCTCCCGGCGCGACCAGCTCTATCGGCGCTGGAAACAGGCTGTGGAACGTTCGCGCGACTGGGTCTGA
- the groL gene encoding chaperonin GroEL (60 kDa chaperone family; promotes refolding of misfolded polypeptides especially under stressful conditions; forms two stacked rings of heptamers to form a barrel-shaped 14mer; ends can be capped by GroES; misfolded proteins enter the barrel where they are refolded when GroES binds) — translation MAKQLLFEDRARTKLQKGVQTISDAVAITMGPTGRNVIIDKNFGNPVVTKDGVTVSKEVEVEDPFENMGAKLVNEVATKTSDIAGDGTTTATVLARSIYSEGLRGLSLGANPMVVRRGIDKAVEAAVAAIEELAKPVTEKAEIAQVGAISANNDSEIGNLIADAVEKVGRDGVITVEEGKGNETTLSFADGMQFDKGYISPYFVTDTEGMKCILEDCYILIHESKVSALRDLVPLLEKVSQTGKPLLIIAEDVEGEPLTALVVNKLRGVLNIAAVKAPGFGDRRKAMLADIAVLTGGTVISEDLGIKLESVELSQLGQAKQVEITKDSCTLIEGAGDTEALQARVAQIRGQLQKTESEYDREKFQERLAKLTGGVAIISVGAATEAEMKQTKARMEDALHATRAAVEEGILPGGGVALLRSIEAVNNVKGKNDDEKIGINIVARALEGPIRQIAENCGVDGAVIADEVKELSGANGYNAYSGEYVDMFKAGIIDPAKVVKNALKNAASIAGLMLTTQVLITRSESTEGGKLADVEGSVR, via the coding sequence GTGGCAAAGCAACTTTTGTTTGAAGATCGCGCACGTACCAAGCTGCAAAAAGGCGTGCAAACTATCAGCGACGCTGTAGCCATCACAATGGGTCCTACCGGGCGTAATGTGATCATCGATAAAAACTTTGGAAACCCGGTGGTGACCAAAGACGGTGTTACAGTCAGTAAAGAAGTGGAAGTCGAAGATCCCTTCGAAAACATGGGAGCCAAACTGGTCAACGAAGTGGCTACCAAGACCAGTGACATCGCTGGTGACGGCACGACAACCGCCACGGTTTTAGCTCGTTCCATCTACTCAGAAGGTCTGCGTGGTCTCTCACTGGGTGCCAACCCGATGGTCGTCCGCCGCGGAATCGACAAAGCAGTCGAAGCCGCCGTCGCTGCCATCGAAGAACTGGCCAAGCCCGTCACGGAAAAGGCGGAAATCGCCCAGGTCGGTGCCATCTCCGCTAATAACGATTCCGAGATCGGAAACCTGATCGCGGATGCCGTTGAAAAAGTGGGCCGCGATGGTGTGATCACCGTGGAAGAAGGCAAGGGGAACGAAACCACCCTGTCTTTCGCTGACGGGATGCAGTTCGACAAAGGCTACATTTCACCTTACTTCGTGACCGACACCGAAGGCATGAAATGCATCCTGGAAGACTGCTACATCCTGATTCACGAATCGAAGGTCTCCGCTCTGCGGGATCTGGTTCCGCTGCTGGAAAAAGTTTCCCAGACCGGCAAGCCCCTGCTGATCATCGCTGAAGATGTCGAAGGTGAGCCGCTGACCGCTCTGGTGGTCAACAAGCTGCGGGGTGTGCTGAACATCGCTGCCGTCAAAGCCCCCGGCTTTGGTGATCGTCGTAAAGCCATGCTGGCCGACATCGCCGTGCTGACCGGCGGTACCGTGATTTCAGAAGATCTGGGAATCAAACTCGAATCTGTGGAACTGAGCCAGCTGGGTCAGGCCAAGCAGGTCGAAATCACGAAAGATTCCTGCACGCTGATCGAAGGGGCCGGCGATACCGAAGCCCTGCAGGCCCGCGTCGCACAGATTCGTGGACAGCTGCAGAAAACGGAAAGCGAATACGATCGCGAAAAATTCCAGGAACGTCTGGCCAAACTGACCGGCGGCGTGGCGATCATTTCTGTCGGTGCTGCTACCGAAGCAGAAATGAAGCAGACCAAAGCCCGGATGGAAGACGCCCTGCACGCGACCCGTGCTGCTGTGGAAGAAGGTATTCTCCCCGGTGGTGGCGTGGCTCTGCTGCGATCCATCGAAGCGGTCAACAATGTCAAAGGCAAGAACGATGACGAGAAAATCGGCATCAATATTGTCGCCCGTGCCCTGGAAGGTCCCATCCGCCAGATCGCAGAAAACTGCGGTGTAGACGGGGCCGTGATCGCTGACGAAGTCAAAGAACTGAGCGGCGCCAACGGATACAATGCCTACAGCGGCGAATATGTCGACATGTTCAAAGCAGGCATTATCGATCCGGCCAAGGTCGTGAAGAACGCTCTGAAAAACGCCGCCTCGATCGCCGGCCTGATGTTGACCACCCAGGTACTTATCACCCGCAGTGAAAGCACCGAAGGCGGTAAACTGGCTGATGTCGAAGGCAGTGTACGATAA
- a CDS encoding co-chaperone GroES, with protein sequence MELNPLDDRIVIEPNVAEETTAGGIVLPDTAQEKPQSGTVIAVGPGRLMESGERCPVAVEVGDEVLYGKYGGTDIEVGGKEVKILRESDILAKIMK encoded by the coding sequence ATGGAACTGAATCCCCTTGATGACCGTATTGTTATTGAACCCAATGTCGCTGAAGAAACCACAGCCGGCGGTATCGTGCTGCCCGACACAGCACAGGAAAAGCCTCAGAGCGGAACCGTGATCGCTGTCGGACCGGGACGCCTGATGGAAAGCGGCGAACGCTGCCCCGTGGCCGTTGAAGTCGGCGACGAAGTTCTGTACGGCAAATACGGCGGAACCGATATCGAAGTCGGTGGTAAAGAAGTCAAGATTCTGCGCGAGAGCGACATCCTCGCCAAAATCATGAAGTAA
- a CDS encoding potassium channel family protein, giving the protein MIKVAVIGLGRFGTELAKRLGASGVEVIAIDHSDKLVNEVKDDVAVAVRLNSTDELALKSQDVDKVDACVISIGENFESALLTTVIIKKMGVPKIICRAQSKFHAEIFTQVGATDVIQPEIQAGAHLARLLANPHLEDYIQVGDGYTMIELMTPKEFVGKNLTELALRLKYSVNVVAIRKRNSAEIEKNTGKIYTTDCVPHPDYQIQESDILLIIGTDQNLARLPTSNI; this is encoded by the coding sequence GTGATAAAAGTAGCAGTCATCGGTTTGGGGCGATTTGGTACAGAACTGGCCAAACGCCTGGGAGCCAGTGGAGTCGAAGTGATCGCGATAGACCATTCCGACAAGCTGGTCAACGAAGTGAAAGATGACGTTGCGGTCGCCGTACGATTGAACTCTACCGACGAACTGGCACTGAAAAGCCAGGACGTGGATAAGGTCGATGCCTGCGTGATTTCGATCGGCGAAAATTTCGAATCAGCCCTGCTGACCACCGTCATCATCAAAAAGATGGGGGTCCCGAAAATCATCTGCCGCGCCCAGTCGAAGTTTCACGCGGAAATCTTCACCCAGGTCGGTGCGACCGATGTGATTCAGCCCGAGATTCAGGCCGGTGCCCACCTGGCACGCCTGCTGGCCAATCCCCACCTGGAAGATTACATCCAGGTAGGTGACGGCTATACCATGATCGAACTGATGACGCCCAAAGAGTTTGTCGGCAAGAACCTGACCGAACTGGCCCTGCGTTTGAAATATTCGGTCAACGTGGTTGCGATTCGGAAACGAAACTCAGCGGAAATCGAGAAGAACACCGGCAAGATCTATACCACCGACTGTGTGCCTCACCCGGATTACCAGATTCAGGAATCGGACATCCTGCTCATCATCGGAACCGACCAGAACCTGGCGCGTCTGCCCACCAGCAATATCTGA
- a CDS encoding ammonium transporter, translating into MNWKHALMGLTASLVVVLAVSQPAWAYDEAEAKEEKPAAAETAAPAETTEEAPAEEEAPKLSLTELYYALDNSMLFLCAVLVLFMQSGFAMVESGFNSSKNTINILFKNLMDVCAGVLVYYAVGYGLMYPGDAATNGYFGFAGFGIGEAGDPGPGVLHPQVDFLFQVAFAATAATIVSGAVAGRLKFSSYLIYSVILTGIIYPVSGYWKWGGGWLDAMGFYDFAGSIVVHAVGGFAGLAGAIVLGPRIGRFKDGKSVPIPGHNIAQATLGVFILWVGWYGFNPGSQLAFAGTDNTNAVMLIATNTTLAAAAGGVAAMILGWIMYTKPDISMALNGVLAGLVGITANCDSVSNIEAIVIGLIAGLLVVFGILALEKLKIDDPVGAFPVHGLCGIWGGVATGIFGDYNIVTQIIGSVVIPAYAFITMFILFSFLKVIGQLRVSEEDELKGLDLSEHGMQAYH; encoded by the coding sequence ATGAATTGGAAACATGCGCTCATGGGCTTGACGGCAAGCCTTGTCGTTGTTTTAGCAGTATCTCAGCCGGCTTGGGCTTACGACGAAGCAGAAGCCAAAGAAGAAAAGCCGGCAGCAGCAGAGACCGCTGCTCCCGCTGAAACAACAGAAGAAGCACCAGCGGAAGAGGAAGCTCCCAAGCTTTCATTGACGGAACTCTATTATGCACTCGATAACAGTATGTTATTCCTCTGTGCTGTTCTGGTGCTGTTCATGCAGTCCGGCTTTGCCATGGTTGAGTCCGGATTCAACTCCTCCAAAAATACCATCAACATTCTCTTTAAGAACTTAATGGATGTCTGTGCCGGCGTACTGGTTTATTACGCTGTCGGTTACGGACTGATGTATCCAGGTGATGCAGCAACCAACGGTTACTTCGGTTTTGCCGGGTTCGGTATCGGGGAAGCCGGAGATCCAGGCCCAGGTGTCCTGCACCCGCAGGTGGACTTCCTGTTCCAGGTTGCCTTCGCCGCGACAGCAGCCACGATCGTCTCTGGTGCCGTTGCCGGTCGTCTCAAATTCAGCTCTTACCTGATTTACAGTGTCATCCTCACAGGTATCATCTACCCTGTCAGCGGTTACTGGAAATGGGGCGGTGGCTGGTTAGACGCCATGGGCTTCTATGACTTTGCTGGTTCAATCGTCGTACACGCCGTCGGTGGTTTCGCCGGTCTGGCAGGTGCGATTGTTCTCGGACCCCGTATTGGTCGCTTCAAAGACGGCAAGTCGGTTCCGATTCCTGGACACAACATTGCTCAGGCCACTCTGGGTGTCTTCATCCTGTGGGTCGGCTGGTACGGGTTCAACCCTGGTAGTCAGCTGGCATTCGCTGGAACTGATAATACCAACGCTGTGATGCTGATTGCGACCAACACAACCCTGGCTGCAGCCGCCGGTGGTGTGGCCGCGATGATCCTGGGTTGGATCATGTACACGAAACCTGATATCTCCATGGCCCTGAACGGTGTTCTGGCCGGTCTGGTCGGCATCACTGCCAACTGTGACAGCGTCTCCAACATCGAAGCGATTGTCATCGGACTGATTGCCGGTCTGCTGGTCGTCTTCGGGATTCTGGCTCTGGAAAAACTCAAAATCGACGACCCCGTTGGTGCCTTCCCTGTCCACGGTCTGTGTGGAATCTGGGGTGGTGTGGCCACTGGGATCTTTGGTGACTACAACATCGTCACCCAGATTATCGGTTCTGTTGTGATTCCGGCATACGCCTTCATCACGATGTTTATCCTCTTCTCCTTCCTGAAGGTCATCGGACAGCTCCGAGTCTCTGAGGAAGATGAATTGAAAGGTCTGGACCTGTCCGAGCACGGAATGCAGGCTTACCACTAG